A single window of Vigna radiata var. radiata cultivar VC1973A chromosome 4, Vradiata_ver6, whole genome shotgun sequence DNA harbors:
- the LOC106759271 gene encoding beta-galactosidase 8-like, producing MRAAHVVMVLFWFLSIHTPGLFCANVQYDHRALVIDGKRRVLISGSIHYPRSTPEMWPDLIQKSKDGGLDVIETYVFWNIHEPVRAQYDFDGRKDLVKFVKTVAAAGLYVHLRIGPYVCAEWNYGGFPLWLHFIPGIKFRTDNEPFKAEMKRFTAKIVDMMKQENLYASQGGPIILSQIENEYGNIDSSYGAAGKSYIKWAATMATSLDTGVPWVMCQQADAPDPIINTCNGFYCDQFTPNSNTKPKMWTENWSGWFLSFGGAVPFRPVEDLAFAVARFFQRGGTFQNYYMYHGGTNFDRTSGGPFIATSYDYDAPIDEYGIVRQPKWGHLKDVHKAIKLCEEALIATDPSIVSLGPNLEAAVYKTGSVCSAFLANVDTKSDVTVNFSGNSYHLPAWSVSILPDCKNVVLNTAKINSATSVSSFTKESSKQDVGSSETSSTGWSWISEPVGVSKADTFSQNGLLEQINTTADKSDYLWYSLSIDHNDGASSQTSLHIESLGHGLHAFVNGKLAGSQAGNSGKARFTVDIPVTLVAGKNTIDLLSLTVGLQNYGAFFDLSGAGITGPVVLKGLENASTLDLSSQKWTYQVGLKGEDLGLSSGSSEQWNSQSTFPKNQPLTWYKTTFAAPSGTSPVAIDFTGMRKGEAWVNGQSIGRYWPTFVASDAGCTDSCNYRGPYSASKCRRNCGKPSQTLYHVPRSWLKPSGNILVLFEEKGGDPTQISFVTKQIESLCAHVSDSHPPPVELWNSYTESGRDVGPVLSLTCPQHNQVISSIKFASYGTPLGTCGNFYHGRCSSNKALSIVQKACIGSSSCSVGVSIDTFGDPCRGVAKSLAVEATCA from the exons ATGAGAGCGGCGCATGTTGTGatggttttgttttggtttctcAGTATCCACACTCCCGGGTTGTTCTGTGCCAATGTGCAGTATGATCACAGAGCATTAGTCATCGATGGCAAACGCAGGGTCTTGATCTCCGGTTCCATTCATTACCCTCGTAGTACTCCAGag ATGTGGCCTGACCTTATTCAAAAATCCAAAGATGGAGGATTGGATGTAATAGAGACTTATGTTTTCTGGAACATACACGAACCAGTTCGAGCACAG TATGACTTTGATGGGAGGAAGGACTTGGTGAAATTTGTGAAGACAGTGGCAGCGGCCGGTCTCTATGTGCATCTCCGCATTGGTCCATACGTTTGTGCTGAATGGAACTATGG TGGTTTCCCTCTTTGGTTGCACTTCATTCCGGGAATCAAGTTCCGAACTGATAATGAGCCATTCAAG GCAGAAATGAAGCGGTTCACTGCCAAAATTGTTGATATGATGAAGCAAGAGAACCTATATGCGTCACAGGGAGGACCTATTATTTTATCTCAG ATTGAAAATGAGTATGGAAACATTGATTCTTCCTACGGTGCTGCGGGAAAATCCTACATCAAGTGGGCTGCAACTATGGCTACATCTCTTGATACAGGGGTTCCTTGGGTCATGTGTCAACAAGCTGATGCTCCTGATCCAATT ATTAATACATGCAATGGATTTTACTGCGATCAATTTACACCAAACTCTAACACAAAACCAAAAATGTGGACTGAGAATTGGAGTGGATG GTTTCTTTCATTTGGTGGTGCTGTTCCTTTCAGACCTGTGGAAGATCTTGCATTTGCTGTGGCACGCTTTTTTCAGCGAGGAGGAACATTTCAAAATTACTATATG TACCATGGAGGGACCAACTTTGACCGAACTTCTGGTGGACCTTTCATTGCTACAAGTTATGATTATGATGCACCAATTGATGAGTATG GAATTGTTAGACAGCCTAAGTGGGGTCACCTTAAAGATGTTCATAAGGCCATAAAGCTTTGTGAAGAAGCATTAATAGCTACTGATCCATCAATTGTATCCCTTGGTCCAAACCTTGAG GCTGCAGTTTATAAGACAGGATCTGTATGTTCAGCGTTCCTTGCTAATGTAGACACCAAATCTGATGTAACGGTAAATTTCAGTGGCAACTCATATCACTTGCCTGCATGGTCTGTGAGCATCTTACCAGACTGCAAAAATGTAGTGCTTAACACTGCAAAG ATTAATTCTGCTACTTCAGTTTCAAGCTTCACAAAAGAATCTTCAAAACAAGATGTTGGTTCTTCAGAAACTTCTAGTACAGGATGGAGTTGGATAAGTGAACCAGTGGGTGTTTCAAAGGCCGATACATTCTCACAAAATGGATTATTGGAGCAAATAAATACAACTGCTGATAAAAGTGATTACTTGTGGTACTCATTAAG CATTGATCATAACGATGGTGCTAGTTCTCAGACTTCCCTTCATATTGAGTCGCTTGGTCATGGCCTTCATGCTTTCGTCAATGGGAAGCTTGCAg GGAGTCAAGCAGGCAACAGTGGCAAAGCTAGGTTCACTGTGGACATCCCTGTCACCCTAGTGGCTGGAAAGAACACAATTGATCTGTTGAGTTTAACTGTGGGACTTCAG AACTATGGAGCATTTTTTGACTTATCAGGAGCGGGGATCACTGGTCCAGTGGTACTGAAAGGTTTGGAGAATGCCAGTACACTTGATCTCTCCTCCCAGAAGTGGACATATCAA GTTGGACTCAAAGGTGAAGACTTAGGCCTGTCTAGTGGAAGTTCTGAACAGTGGAATTCGCAGTCTACCTTCCCTAAGAACCAACCTTTGACTTGGTACAAG ACAACCTTTGCTGCTCCATCCGGCACAAGTCCAGTTGCAATTGACTTCACGGGAATGAGGAAAGGTGAGGCTTGGGTGAATGGGCAGAGCATTGGCCGCTACTGGCCTACATTTGTAGCTTCAGATGCTGGTTGCACAGACTCTTGCAATTATAGAGGACCTTACAGTGCATCCAAATGCCGCAGGAATTGTGGAAAACCATCACAGACACT GTATCATGTACCACGATCGTGGTTGAAACCAAGTGGCAACATCCTTGTTTTATTTGAGGAAAAGGGAGGTGATCCAACACAAATATCTTTTGTCACAAAACAGATAGAAAGTTTGTGTGCACATGTATCTGATTCTCATCCACCACCAGTAGAATTGTGGAACTCATACACAGAATCAGGAAGAGACGTAGGTCCTGTACTATCACTCACATGCCCTCAGCATAATCAGGTCATCTCTTCCATTAAATTTGCAAGCTACGGAACCCCCCTTGGAACTTGTGGGAACTTTTACCATGGACGCTGCAGCAGCAACAAGGCTTTGTCCATAGTGCAGAAG GCCTGCATTGGATCAAGCAGTTGTAGCGTTGGAGTGTCAATTGATACATTTGGAGATCCTTGTAGAGGAGTTGCAAAGAGTTTAGCTGTTGAAGCTACCTGTGCATAG
- the LOC106759418 gene encoding serine/threonine-protein kinase GRIK2 isoform X2: protein MGDYKRFSFSKMIGCCGCFGFVKKPRRRRAKRSINNFLSHGLLYDGETEGDESFSGDVTSNATSGDDNEAHAVRNRSEDILNFRAENGMVCRPHPVKETFELVRSEDEYGNKMINEYIREYKIGSGSYAKVALYRSCFDGNHYAIKVLIMKMVEHPNIVNLIEVIDDPESDDFYMVLEYVEGKWVCEGTGRPCALGEETARKYLRDIVSGLTYLHAHNIVHGDIKPDNLLITRHGKVKIVDFSVSQAFEDGNDELRRSPGTPVFTAPECCLGLTYHGKASDTWAVGVTLYCMILGEYPFLGDTLQDTYDKIVNDPLVLPDDINPQLKNLIEGLLCKDPEKRMTLGDVAEHVWVIGNDGPLPGYLCWCKRKSLLAADFDASNIPPLLDPH, encoded by the exons ATGGGAGATTATAAgagattttcattttccaaaatGATTGGCTGCTGTGGTTGCTTCGGATTTGTGAAAAAACCTAGACGGCGTCGGGCGAAGCGTAGCATCAACAATTTTCTCTCCCATGGCCTATTATATGATGGAGAAACTGAAGGTGATGAGTCGTTTAGTGGTGATGTTACTAGTAACGCCACCAGTGGAGATGATAACGAGGCGCATGCTGTACGGAATCGTTCGGAGGATATTTTGAACTTTAGAGCTGAGAATGGCATGGTTTGTAGGCCACATCCTGTCAAGGAGACTTTTGAACTTGTTCGCTCAGAG GATGAATATGGGAACAAGATGATAAATGAATACATCCGAGAGTACAAAATTGGTTCTGGAAGCTATGCCAAAGTG GCTCTTTATCGAAGTTGCTTTGACGGAAATCACTATGCAATTAAG GTACTGATTATGAAAATGGTGGAACATCCTAATATAGTCAATCTCATTGAAGTTATTGATGACCCAGAGTCAGATGACTTCTACATGG TACTTGAATATGTGGAAGGCAAATGGGTCTGTGAGGGTACAGGTCGTCCTTGTGCATTAGGTGAAGAGACCGCTAGGAAATACTTGCGTGATATAGTCTCGGGATTAACATATCTCCATGCTCAC AATATAGTGCATGGGGATATAAAACCTGATAATCTGTTGATCACTCGTCATGGCAAAGTAAAGATAGTGGATTTCAGTGTCAGCCAGGCTTTTGAG GATGGCAATGATGAACTTCGTCGATCACCTGGCACCCCTGTTTTCACTGCACCAGAATGTTGTTTAG gTCTTACTTATCATGGTAAAGCTTCTGACACGTGGGCCGTAGGAGTTACTTTGTACTGTATGATATTGGGTGAATACCCATTTCTTGGAGATACACTTCAAGATACATATGACAAA ATAGTCAATGATCCTTTAGTTCTGCCAGATGACATTAATCCCCAGTTAAAGAACTTAATAGAAGGATTACTGTGCAAAG ACCCAGAAAAAAGGATGACATTGGGCGATGTTGCGGAGCATGTCTGGGTTATTGGAAATGATGGGCCGCTTCCTGGGTACTTATGTTGGTGCAAACGCAAGAGCCTGTTGGCTGCTGATTTTGATGCGAGCAATATACCACCATTGCTTGATCCACATTGA
- the LOC106759418 gene encoding serine/threonine-protein kinase GRIK2 isoform X1 has product MGDYKRFSFSKMIGCCGCFGFVKKPRRRRAKRSINNFLSHGLLYDGETEGDESFSGDVTSNATSGDDNEAHAVRNRSEDILNFRAENGMVCRPHPVKETFELVRSEDEYGNKMINEYIREYKIGSGSYAKVALYRSCFDGNHYAIKSFHKSHLQKLRVAPFETAMTDVLREVLIMKMVEHPNIVNLIEVIDDPESDDFYMVLEYVEGKWVCEGTGRPCALGEETARKYLRDIVSGLTYLHAHNIVHGDIKPDNLLITRHGKVKIVDFSVSQAFEDGNDELRRSPGTPVFTAPECCLGLTYHGKASDTWAVGVTLYCMILGEYPFLGDTLQDTYDKIVNDPLVLPDDINPQLKNLIEGLLCKDPEKRMTLGDVAEHVWVIGNDGPLPGYLCWCKRKSLLAADFDASNIPPLLDPH; this is encoded by the exons ATGGGAGATTATAAgagattttcattttccaaaatGATTGGCTGCTGTGGTTGCTTCGGATTTGTGAAAAAACCTAGACGGCGTCGGGCGAAGCGTAGCATCAACAATTTTCTCTCCCATGGCCTATTATATGATGGAGAAACTGAAGGTGATGAGTCGTTTAGTGGTGATGTTACTAGTAACGCCACCAGTGGAGATGATAACGAGGCGCATGCTGTACGGAATCGTTCGGAGGATATTTTGAACTTTAGAGCTGAGAATGGCATGGTTTGTAGGCCACATCCTGTCAAGGAGACTTTTGAACTTGTTCGCTCAGAG GATGAATATGGGAACAAGATGATAAATGAATACATCCGAGAGTACAAAATTGGTTCTGGAAGCTATGCCAAAGTG GCTCTTTATCGAAGTTGCTTTGACGGAAATCACTATGCAATTAAG TCCTTTCACAAGTCTCATTTACAAAAGCTTCGCGTTGCACCCTTTGAGACTGCCATGACTGATGTTCTAAGGGAG GTACTGATTATGAAAATGGTGGAACATCCTAATATAGTCAATCTCATTGAAGTTATTGATGACCCAGAGTCAGATGACTTCTACATGG TACTTGAATATGTGGAAGGCAAATGGGTCTGTGAGGGTACAGGTCGTCCTTGTGCATTAGGTGAAGAGACCGCTAGGAAATACTTGCGTGATATAGTCTCGGGATTAACATATCTCCATGCTCAC AATATAGTGCATGGGGATATAAAACCTGATAATCTGTTGATCACTCGTCATGGCAAAGTAAAGATAGTGGATTTCAGTGTCAGCCAGGCTTTTGAG GATGGCAATGATGAACTTCGTCGATCACCTGGCACCCCTGTTTTCACTGCACCAGAATGTTGTTTAG gTCTTACTTATCATGGTAAAGCTTCTGACACGTGGGCCGTAGGAGTTACTTTGTACTGTATGATATTGGGTGAATACCCATTTCTTGGAGATACACTTCAAGATACATATGACAAA ATAGTCAATGATCCTTTAGTTCTGCCAGATGACATTAATCCCCAGTTAAAGAACTTAATAGAAGGATTACTGTGCAAAG ACCCAGAAAAAAGGATGACATTGGGCGATGTTGCGGAGCATGTCTGGGTTATTGGAAATGATGGGCCGCTTCCTGGGTACTTATGTTGGTGCAAACGCAAGAGCCTGTTGGCTGCTGATTTTGATGCGAGCAATATACCACCATTGCTTGATCCACATTGA
- the LOC106759390 gene encoding F-box/kelch-repeat protein At5g60570 — protein MDRGEGVNDGFSGPGPNDSLLPGLIDDVALNCLAWVSASDYTSLSCINKRFNKLISSGYLYGLRKQLKAVEHLVYMVCDPRGWVAFDPKVNKWMSLPKIPCDECFNHADKESLAVGCELLVFGREMMEFAIWKYSMVCRGWVKCQGMNQPRCLFGSSSLGSIAIIAGGSDKYGNVLKSAELYDSSSGMWELLPSMHTPRRLCSGFFMDGKFYVIGGMSSITVSLTCGEEYDLKTRNWRKIEGMYPYVNEGVQAPPLVAVVDNQLYAVEHVTNMVKKYDKDKNTWNELGRLPVRADSSNGWGLAFKACGEQLLVVGGQRGPEGEAIVLSSWCPKSGVRNGTIDWQVLGVKENVGVFVYNCAVMGC, from the coding sequence ATGGATAGGGGGGAAGGAGTGAATGATGGTTTTTCTGGACCTGGACCAAATGATTCGCTTCTCCCTGGTCTAATTGATGATGTTGCCTTGAATTGTCTTGCCTGGGTTAGTGCATCCGATTACACCTCACTATCGTGTATTAATAAAAGGTTCAATAAATTGATCAGTAGTGGGTATCTATATGGGTTGAGGAAACAATTGAAGGCTGTGGAACATTTGGTGTATATGGTTTGTGATCCAAGAGGGTGGGTGGCATTTGACCCCAAAGTAAACAAGTGGATGTCATTACCTAAGATACCTTGTGATGAGTGCTTTAACCATGCAGACAAGGAGTCCTTGGCCGTGGGCTGCGAACTGTTAGTCTTTGGTCGGGAAATGATGGAGTTTGCCATTTGGAAGTATAGCATGGTTTGCCGTGGCTGGGTGAAGTGCCAAGGGATGAACCAACCTCGCTGTTTGTTTGGATCTAGTAGTCTTGGTTCAATTGCTATTATTGCTGGAGGAAGTGATAAGTATGGAAATGTTCTAAAATCAGCTGAGTTGTATGACTCTTCATCAGGTATGTGGGAACTTCTACCGAGCATGCACACTCCACGTAGATTGTGTTCTGGTTTTTTTATGGATGGCAAATTCTACGTGATTGGTGGAATGTCGAGTATAACCGTTTCATTAACTTGTGGAGAGGAATATGATCTTAAGACAAGGAATTGGCGGAAAATAGAGGGTATGTATCCATATGTTAACGAGGGTGTTCAGGCACCGCCACTTGTGGCAGTTGTGGATAATCAGCTATACGCAGTTGAGCATGTAACTAACATGGTGAAGAAATATGACAAGGACAAGAACACCTGGAATGAGTTGGGGAGGCTTCCAGTCCGGGCAGATTCATCTAATGGTTGGGGGTTAGCTTTCAAGGCCTGTGGAGAGCAACTTTTGGTTGTGGGTGGACAAAGGGGTCCAGAAGGTGAAGCAATTGTGTTGAGTTCATGGTGTCCCAAGTCAGGGGTCAGGAATGGCACCATAGATTGGCAGGTACTTGGGGTGAAGGAAAACGTCGGGGTTTTCGTGTATAATTGTGCTGTTATGGGTTGTTGA